From the Cystobacter ferrugineus genome, the window GGGATGGCGCTGGGCTCAACTCGGCGCCCTCATGTCTCCCTCCCGACTGTTCCTCACGTGCGTCGCCCTCGCGGCCGCGGGTTGCGCGAGCGCCCCGCGATCCCTCTCCTCCACCGCGTCCGCCCAGGACGCGCGCCCCACCGAGCCCGTGCGGCTCACGCTGGTGGGCACCAATGACTTCCACGGCTGGCTGATGCCCCACACCACCACCCTGCGCAGCGGGCTGGTGGTGGAGGAGGGCGGGGCCGCGGCCTTCGCCGGTTACCTGGCCCGCCTGCGCGCCGACAACCCCGGAGGCGTGCTGCTGGTCGACGCGGGCGATCTCTTCCAGGGCACGCTCGCCTCCAACCTCACCGAGGGCGCCTCGGTCATCGACGTCTACAACCACCTGGGCTATGCGGCCGCCGCGCTCGGCAACCACGAGTTCGACTACGGGCCCGTGGGTCCCAAGGCCGTGCCGGGGCCCGGCGAGGATGCCTTCGGCGCGCTCACCGCGCGCATCCAGCAGGCGCGCTTCCCCCTGCTCACCGCCAACGTGTTCGACGCCGCCTCGGGCAAGCCGCCCGCGTGGCTCGGCAACGACGGCACCCGGCTGGTGACGCTCCAGGGCGTGAAGGTGGGCCTCGTGGGCCTCACCACGCCATCCACCGCGCGCATCGGCAACCCCGCCCAGGTGGGCTCGTTGCGCTTCGGTGACATGCGGCCCGCCACGCTCGAGGCCGTCCAGCGGCTGCGCGCCCAGGGCGCCGAGGTGCTGGTGGGCATCGCGCACGCGGGCGGCAAGTGCGCGGACCTGTCCAATCCCCACGACACCTCGAGCTGTGAGCGCTCGGATGGAGAAATCTACGGGCTCGTCGAATCCCTGCCCCCGGGCACCCTGGACGCCGTCTTCGCCGGCCACACCCACCAGGCCATGGGCCACTTCTTCAACGGCGTGCCCGTGCTCTCCACCCAGGGACAGGGCCGCTCCTTCGGCGTGCTGGAGCTGTTCGTGGACCCGGCGAGCCACGAGGTGCTGCCCGAGCGCACCCGGCTCCAGGCCGCGGTGCCCGTGTGCGTCCGGGTGGAGGAGAAGAGCGGGAGTTGCGACGCGCGCAAGCTCAAGGAACTGGGCGCCGAGGCGAAGCTCGTGCCTCCCACCTTCCTCGGGGGCACGGTGACGCCGGATGCCGAGGTGGAGGCGCTCGTGGCCCCGGCGCTCGCCCGGGTGGAGGAGGAGCAGCGCCGTCCCCTGGGCTTCACCGTCGCCGTGCCCCTGGGGCGCAACTACGAGGACGAGAGCGCGCTCGGCGATGTCATCACCGATGGGATGCGGGAGATGGAGAAGGCGGACGTGGCGCTCGTCAACTCCGGTGGCCTGCGCGCCAACGTCAAGGCCGGCCCCATGACGTACGGAGATCTCTACGCGGTGTTGCCATTCGACAACACCGTGGCCATCGTCACGCTCTCCGCGGACGAGCTGCGTCGTCTGCTGACGGCGGCCTATGGCGCGAGCACCAGCATGTTCCAGGTGTCCGGTTTGAAGGTGACGCTCGCGCGCTGCGCCGGGCCCCAGCGCTTCCGCGACGCCACGCTGCCGGATGGACGGCCGCTGGATGCGAAGCGCATGTACCGGGTCGTCCTGCCGGACTTCCTCGCTCGTGGCGCGGGTGGCCTGGGCGCGGTGTTGTCCCAGGTGCCGCCCGAGCGCATCGACCTGGGCGCCGGCCGCGAGCTGACCCTGCGCGAGGCGCTCGCGGCGTGGTGGAAGAGCCGGGGCACTCCTTTGACGGCGCCCGCTACAGGTCGCATCAGCTACGTGGACGAGGGCGGCCCGTGCGCCGCGCGTCCGGCTTCCGAGCGCCCCGAACGGCCATGAAAAAATTGGCGCCTCCCGCTCGTCGGCCGCACCATCGGCGGGTGATCGGGAGGCGGGTTCCCGGCCGAGTCCCCGCAAGTATCCGAGATCTGGGCGGATCGCCGCGGGGGCCGAAAAATCGGCTTGGGATCAGTTTTCAACTACCCTTTTCCTCCTTAGTCTAGTGAAGGCGCGCCGTGATCCGAGGAGCCTTCGCGGCTTCACTCGAGGCCCGCCGGCTGGGGAGGAAACACATGCTCTACAAAGTGACCCCGATGATGCCGCCGCCGGGCTCCAAGGAGACCAAGGCGCGCGAGGCGGGTCAGCCGCGCAAGCGGCGCAAGTCGGCCATCTTCGATGCCGAGGGCCATGAGGTCCTCATCTCGTTGATGTGCCTCAAGTGCCGCTCTCTCAAGCCGCTCGCGCAGTTCGGCCTGCGCAAGATGGCGGATGGAGCCATCCGCAATCAGCCCTGGTGCCGCACCTGCCGCTCGGGCGCGGGCAAGCCCAAGGAAAAGGCCGGAGAGAACGTCGCGGCGCTCGAGCAGCAGCCCGCGGTGGCCGCCACCCTCCAGGTGGTTCCCGCCCCCGAGGCCGCTGGCGAAGAGGACGAGTCGTCCATCGCCATCGCTTCCCAGGGTTGAGCCCGCTTCACCCCTCCATGCCGCCGCGAGGCTTCCGACGCGTCTACCAGGCGGGAACGCTGGACGTGAACGGCCGCTTCATGGGCGGCACGGAGATCATGCACCTGGTGGCGCACGCGGGACGGCTCTACGCGGCGACGTCCACCCTGTGGGATCAGCCCGGGAATGATCCAGCCGTGGGCGCGCAGGTGCTCATGCTGGATCATCCGGACGCGGGCTGGCGGGTGGAGTACGAGTTCGCCGCGCGCCACTGGCGGATGAGCCTGGTGTCCGTCACCTTCACGGTGGATGGGCGGGGGCGTGCGCTTCCGGCGCCCGTGAGCATGCTGTTGGCGGCGCCCTCGGATGGGCAGGGGCACGCGACGATCCACGCCCGTGACGAGGCGTCGGGCGTGTGGACGGAGATGTCCCTGGCCCGGAGCAGCGGGCGGGCTTCGAGTGTGCGGTGCGTGGGGATGCATCGCGATCGGATCACCGGCATCGAGCGCGTCTTCGCGGGAACGCTGCCCGGAGGGCTCTACAGCGGCGTCTACGACGCGGACGTGCCCGGGCGCATCCGGTGGAGCGAGTCCCCCGAGCTGTCGGGCTACAGGGCGCGTCCCATGGCCTTCGCCGAGTGCGATGGGGCGCTGCACGTGGCGATCAAACCCCACCTCTACCGGCTGGTGGATGGCGAGCAGCCCCGATGGGAGACGGTCTACACGCTCCCGGGCGAGGTCACGCGCATCAGCAGTGGGCTGCGGGGGCTGACGACGATTGCACACCCCTCGGGCCACGGTGAGTCCCTGCTGGCGGCACTGGAGGGCGAGAACGCGCGCATCGTGCGAATCGACCCGAGCGACGGCTACCGCGAGACGGTGGACCTGGACGTGCTGGAGTTCCTCGGCGAGCAGGGGGGCCGGCGTCCGGGCTACGCCATCGTGGCCTATGACGACATGACGCCCGTGCCGCTTCCCGGCCAGCGGGGGACGGCGCTGCTCATGGGGCTCGAGGCAACCCACAGCACCGAGCACGCCACCCACCCGAAGGACGGCTGGGAACCCGAGGGCCGCTACCTCATCCGCCATCCGGACCGGCGCTACGAGCTGCGGCGGATCATCGATCCGACACTCGATCCGATGCCGCCCCTGGTGTCCACGCGGACCATCCGGGTGTCTCCTTTCGATGGGGAGACGATCTACTTCGGTGGGTATGACCCGAACTCGGTGCCCGCCCACAACACGGGCTGGGTGTTCTCCGCGCCCCTGGAGACCGTGCTGTCGGGCGTCTGACTACTCCGGCAATTTTTCGGGCAACGTTTCTCCCATGAAGGCTTCGAGGGCTTGCCGAGCATGTTCCTTGAGGCGAGCCATGCTCGCGGCATCATCGAAATCAATTGTCTGTACCAGGTCACGAAACCGAGAGAGCGCGGCCTTGCACTCAGCAGGACGGCGGGTTGCCGGTGATTTGCGGCCCGCGTCGCTTTCAACCAGCTCGAGAACGAGGGTTGCGTCCTCGTGGAATTCTTCTCTTACTTTCGCATCCCCCTTGGTGCTGCGCGCCCACTCTAGCGGGTGTTCGAAGGCGATATGCCCCAATCCATTGAGGGCGTTGGCGATGCGAGCGGCTTTCTCGCTGGCGGGATCTAAATGCATTTGCGGTCTCTCTGCTGGTATCTGCTCGGAATTTCTGAGTGTTTATTGATCGGAGCAGTATGGGCCGACGAATATGTTCCCGATGCTCGGAATGAAGCCAACGGCTATCCCTGTTCGGACAGCGCCCTTGAGGCAATCGAATTTGCACCACTGCTTGAGGACGAGATTCTTGAATGATTCGGGGAGTGGCTCTGGACACCCGTGGCAGCTTCCCTTCCCGCAGTGGGTGACATGACAGTAGGAGCCAGTCTCTTCGCAAAACACCTTGTCAGGACACCCGTACTCCATGCACTCGTACATGGGGTAGATTCCGTCGTTCTTCCCTGACGCTTGAACAACGTCCCCGCCTGTTCTTCGTTGCGCGTCCAGGTGTTCTAGAAGTTTTTCCGCCGCGTCCCTGTAAGCGCGTTCGTCTGGCGGTTGCGCTACCGTCGCCCCGTCTTCGGGGACATTTTGACGACGATTTGAAGCAGAAGACGCGCAGCCACCCGCCATGGCGCCAATGACGGAGCACACAAGCCAGAAGAGAATGCGTTTCCGCGTCTCCATGGGTCCCCCCCTCGTGGGCTTTCAGGCTACCTTGCCTCGCGGGGCGCTGGCCGGTCAAACCGCGTATGTCGCAAGATTTGGCGAAACCGTCCAATTGTAGGCATTGACTTCGTGGGGGTGGGTTGGTTCGTTGTCGGGCGGGTGAACAGCCTCAGAAGAGGGCGTCGAGGAGCGCGCGGGACTTGTCCTGGCGGGCACAGGCGTAGAGGCGGCGCTTGAATTCCTCGAGGTGCTCGAACCCGGGGCCGAGGTGGTTGGGAATCCACTGGCGCAGCCGTCCATCCATGCCCTGGATGTCGTGGTCGGCGTAGCGCTCCAGGTGCTCCAGTACATTGGGCGCGGGGGTGTAGCCGCGACACAGGAACTGGAGGATGCGGAAGGTCGTGCGGTAGCTGGTGTCGAGCACGCGCGGGTGCGTGATGAGCCGCAGCCGCCGGGCGTGAAGATCCTCGAGCCCGCAGTCGAGTGGATCCAATAGGACGCGCTCGCGGCAGTCGTAGAAGAAGGCGTTGATGGAGAAGTCGCGCGTGAGGGCGTCCTCGCGCACGTCTTCCCGGGCGACGAAGGTGGTCGTCCACATCTCGTCGTTCTGGATGTCCTTCCAACTGCGCAGGATGTTGAGGTCCACGCCGCCCGCCTTGTTGCCCCAGCGCAACGTGCCGAAGCGCTCGAGGCGCAGGAGCACCGGATCGATGTCGGGATGGGCCTCGCGCAGCAGCCGGTGTAGCTCGTCGAGGGGTCGATCCAGCGAGAGATCGATGTCCCGCCCGGGTTGTCCGAGCAGCCAGTCCCGGGGCGCCCCGCCCACGATGAACACGCGCAGGCCCGCGTCCAGGAACAGCCTCACCAGGTCGCCCACGCGCACCTCGCGCTTCTCGTCCCGGTAGATCGTCCGCCGCAGGGCCTCGTCCACCCGGTTCGAATCATGGGGAAGGATGGGAAACATGTGCGCCCGCTCCAATCCGCTCAAGACCCTGCTCCCTCGCGCGCCTCGGCCCAGGCGTTGGCCCGGGCGGTGAGTTGCTGGAGCAGGTGGCTCTTGAGCACGCTGTATTCGAGCCAGCTCTGTCCGGACTCGGAGGCGAGCTGGTGCTTGAGGCGCTCGTACTCCTCGCGCTCCTGGGGATGTTCGCGCAGGTAGTCGCGCGAGCGCAGCAGGTTCGTGAACCAGAGGGCCCCGGCGTTGCACAGGTGGATGACGAGGGCCCCGTCCTCGTGCCGCCGCCAGAACCAGGAGAAGCCGGGGTCGATGGGGCTGGGGCCGTGGAAGCGGTAGCCGAGCGCGTCGAGGACTTCCCCATACCGGAGTGCATCGAGCGGCGGATTCACCGCGACCGCGAGGTCGATGATGTTCTTGCCCGACAGGCCCGGGATGGCGGTGCTGCCGACATGCTGGATGTCCACCACCGGCGCGTCCTTCAGCGCCTGGAGGAGCCGCGTCCGCTCCTGCGCGAAGAGCTGGGGCCAGGCGGGATCATACGCACGCAGGCTCAGACGCAGCTCGGGTGGCCGGAGTCGCGCGTAGCGCAGGACGAGCTGTTCGAGGGGCTCGCCTCCGATGTCCTCCACGCCCAGGCGTTCCTTGAGCCGGCGGGCGAGCCGCCGCAGTTGAAGGGCTCCTTGCATTCGTTCGGACATGGCCGTTGTGTCGTCCACGGACTTCATGTGCTCACGCCGCCCGGGGGCGGTACCAGCCGGACAGTGGTCGGCCGAGGCGTGCTTCCAGCCGTTCCCCATCGGGCCGGAGTTCTTCCCGGAGCCGGGTCTCGAGCTCCGGCGGGAGCGGCGCGCCCCGCGGGCCGTGGTGGAGATTCCTGGCCGTCTTGCGCTCGAGCTTCTCGAGGACCTCGGGCGAGGCCGCGCGCATCTGCCGCAGCACCAGGGGCCGGATGCATTGCGCGGCCCGCACGGGATCGAACTCCAGGGGAACGTCCGGGTCCACCTCCAGGAAGTCGAGCAGCCCGCGCATCGCCCGCTTCGGATCGCTCGTCAGCTCCTCGAAGAGGAGGACGTGGACGCGCTGCTCGCCGAAGACGCGCAGGAAGCGCTCCACGGCCTCGGAGAAGCGGGCCAGGGCGCGGTACTGCAAGCCCTCGGGGAAGTACACCCGGGCGGGCAGCCGCTGGCCCTGGGCCCGTGCCGCTTCCGCCTCCAGCGCTCGCGCGAAGTCCTCCAGCTCCTCGTTGCCCGTGCGCAGGAAGAGCGCGTGCAACGACTGCATCATCTCCACCGGATCGCGCAGCATGATGAGGATGCGCGCCTCGGGCGACCAGGCATGGATCTCCTCGGCGGCCCGCTTCGACATCCAATAGAAGACGGAACCCTCGCCGATGACACGGGCCTCACCCGCTCCGGCGAAGAGCCGCAGGTAGGCGGCCTCGTCGGAGATGGCGAGGGGATGGGGGGTGAGATCCGAGCCGAAGAAGAGGGGCTCCTTGAGCAGCGACAGGAAGATGTCCGGGTGCTGCTTGAGGTACGTGTACACGGTGGTGGTCGCGCACCGGGGGGCCCCGACGATGAAGAAGTTCGGCTTGCGCATGCACCCCTACCAGGGGAAGTCCTGCCGATCCTTGAAGAAGCGGCCCCGGGGCCCGTCATCCGGAAGCGTGGCGAGCCAGGTGATGGTGTCCGCGCCTTCCTCGACGGAGCGGTCCGCGTTCATGCCTCCCATGTGGGTGCGCACCCAGCCGGGGGTCATGGCATTGACGAGGATGTTGGTGTCCTGGAGCTCGTCGGCGAAGACGCGGGTCATCGCGTTCATGGCCACCTTGGACAGGCGGTAGGCGAGCCGGCCCGCGGTCATCTTCGAGAAGGAGCCCAGGCCGCTGGACACGTTGACGATGCGGCCATAGTGATTCTGGCGCATGAGCGGCACGAAGAGCTGCGTGAGGTGCAGCGCGCCATAGAAGTTGGTCTCCAGGGTGGGCCGGACGATCTCGTCGAGGCTCACCTCGAGGGCGGGGGTGTTGCCGTCCACGGAGATGCCCGCGTTGTTGATGAGCACGTCCAGTCGTCCGTACTCCCGGGTGATGAACTCGGCGATGCGCACGCGGTCCGGCGCCGAGTCCACGTCGAGGGGATGAAAGGCCACGGGCAGTCCTTCCGCCGTCAGGGAGGCCACTGCCTCCTTGCCTTTCTCTTCCCGGCGCGCCGTCAAGATGACGCGGAGGCCAAGCCTCGCGAGCTGCCGGCAGGCTTCCAATCCGATGCCACGGTTCGCGCCCGTGACCAGCGCCACTCGTCGTTCCACGTTCCTGGCTCCCGGCTCAGACATCGTATTCAGGGAACATCTCGAAGAGCAGCCGCTCCCGGGACCGTACGAATCGTTTCAACTCGGGGGTGTAGTGGTCCTGCCAGTGCGACGCCTCGTCCCTGCCTCCCCCCTCGGGGAACACCTTGGGCTCATCCAAGATGAACGAGATCCGCTCGCGTGGCATCCCGAGGCCGAGCAGGAAGTCATGGAGTTGATGGTTGAGGAATTCGGAGCGCAGGAAGTGCACTGGGAAGAGGGATTGTCGATAGCGGCGGCTCACCAGCGCCTCCTCGTCCAAGGAGGCGAAGACCGTGCGCGGTTCATGACAGTAGAAGCGGATGAACTGTTCGGTATGCCAGCCGGGCCGGAAGGGATCGGCGAGGCGCTCATTGCGAAAGCCCGTCTCCCGGCCCTGGTGGCAATTGAGGAAGAGGGTGTTGGCCATCCGGACGAACTCGTCGAAGGACAGCTCGGGGTAGTGGGGATGGAGCGCCTTCATGGCATCGGCGCCGCAGTAGGCGTCCGGGTGCCGCTTCCACCAGGCGAAGTAGTACTGCGACACGTAGCGGTCGTAGGGATTGCGGACCGTGGTGAGCAGGGGCTTGCCGAGGTGGGC encodes:
- a CDS encoding bifunctional metallophosphatase/5'-nucleotidase, giving the protein MSPSRLFLTCVALAAAGCASAPRSLSSTASAQDARPTEPVRLTLVGTNDFHGWLMPHTTTLRSGLVVEEGGAAAFAGYLARLRADNPGGVLLVDAGDLFQGTLASNLTEGASVIDVYNHLGYAAAALGNHEFDYGPVGPKAVPGPGEDAFGALTARIQQARFPLLTANVFDAASGKPPAWLGNDGTRLVTLQGVKVGLVGLTTPSTARIGNPAQVGSLRFGDMRPATLEAVQRLRAQGAEVLVGIAHAGGKCADLSNPHDTSSCERSDGEIYGLVESLPPGTLDAVFAGHTHQAMGHFFNGVPVLSTQGQGRSFGVLELFVDPASHEVLPERTRLQAAVPVCVRVEEKSGSCDARKLKELGAEAKLVPPTFLGGTVTPDAEVEALVAPALARVEEEQRRPLGFTVAVPLGRNYEDESALGDVITDGMREMEKADVALVNSGGLRANVKAGPMTYGDLYAVLPFDNTVAIVTLSADELRRLLTAAYGASTSMFQVSGLKVTLARCAGPQRFRDATLPDGRPLDAKRMYRVVLPDFLARGAGGLGAVLSQVPPERIDLGAGRELTLREALAAWWKSRGTPLTAPATGRISYVDEGGPCAARPASERPERP
- a CDS encoding polynucleotide adenylyltransferase, whose product is MFPILPHDSNRVDEALRRTIYRDEKREVRVGDLVRLFLDAGLRVFIVGGAPRDWLLGQPGRDIDLSLDRPLDELHRLLREAHPDIDPVLLRLERFGTLRWGNKAGGVDLNILRSWKDIQNDEMWTTTFVAREDVREDALTRDFSINAFFYDCRERVLLDPLDCGLEDLHARRLRLITHPRVLDTSYRTTFRILQFLCRGYTPAPNVLEHLERYADHDIQGMDGRLRQWIPNHLGPGFEHLEEFKRRLYACARQDKSRALLDALF
- a CDS encoding GrpB family protein — encoded protein: MSERMQGALQLRRLARRLKERLGVEDIGGEPLEQLVLRYARLRPPELRLSLRAYDPAWPQLFAQERTRLLQALKDAPVVDIQHVGSTAIPGLSGKNIIDLAVAVNPPLDALRYGEVLDALGYRFHGPSPIDPGFSWFWRRHEDGALVIHLCNAGALWFTNLLRSRDYLREHPQEREEYERLKHQLASESGQSWLEYSVLKSHLLQQLTARANAWAEAREGAGS
- a CDS encoding sulfotransferase family protein — protein: MRKPNFFIVGAPRCATTTVYTYLKQHPDIFLSLLKEPLFFGSDLTPHPLAISDEAAYLRLFAGAGEARVIGEGSVFYWMSKRAAEEIHAWSPEARILIMLRDPVEMMQSLHALFLRTGNEELEDFARALEAEAARAQGQRLPARVYFPEGLQYRALARFSEAVERFLRVFGEQRVHVLLFEELTSDPKRAMRGLLDFLEVDPDVPLEFDPVRAAQCIRPLVLRQMRAASPEVLEKLERKTARNLHHGPRGAPLPPELETRLREELRPDGERLEARLGRPLSGWYRPRAA
- a CDS encoding SDR family oxidoreductase produces the protein MERRVALVTGANRGIGLEACRQLARLGLRVILTARREEKGKEAVASLTAEGLPVAFHPLDVDSAPDRVRIAEFITREYGRLDVLINNAGISVDGNTPALEVSLDEIVRPTLETNFYGALHLTQLFVPLMRQNHYGRIVNVSSGLGSFSKMTAGRLAYRLSKVAMNAMTRVFADELQDTNILVNAMTPGWVRTHMGGMNADRSVEEGADTITWLATLPDDGPRGRFFKDRQDFPW
- a CDS encoding sulfotransferase family 2 domain-containing protein; amino-acid sequence: MIITDDFVYIHPPKTGGTFVTHVLERLYLGSPERPGLGRTFLNTHKHGTCGDIPAAHLGKPLLTTVRNPYDRYVSQYYFAWWKRHPDAYCGADAMKALHPHYPELSFDEFVRMANTLFLNCHQGRETGFRNERLADPFRPGWHTEQFIRFYCHEPRTVFASLDEEALVSRRYRQSLFPVHFLRSEFLNHQLHDFLLGLGMPRERISFILDEPKVFPEGGGRDEASHWQDHYTPELKRFVRSRERLLFEMFPEYDV